TGAGCATGGACAAATTGGTCATCATCAGCGCAGGACCGACCGTCCCGCAAAAGCCATTGCCGGAGCCTGCAGATAAACCTGCCAGGTAATTGCTCAATCTGTCAGGCGACTTTCGCAGCATCGGCCAGCAGAAAACCGAGCGACTCTACTGTTCGTTGTGGCAACGTATGGTAGAGATCGCCGGTTAACCCACCGGCCTGAAAAGGTGCGCACAGGTTGCGCACCGCTGCATCGAGAGCCATCGTGTCTTTTCCGCCAGAACGCTTCACCCCCGCCTTCGGCCTTGGCAACCCGCACTTGCAAACCTTGTGGGGACCGCTGTGGCGCAAAACCACGCACATCGAACGCGAGCGCGAACGCTTGTGGCTCGAGGACGGTGATTTCCTTGACCTGGACTGGCACGGTCCGCACCGCGCCGATACGCCGCTGGTGCTGGTGTTGCACGGCCTGACCGGTTCCTCCAATTCACCTTACGTGGCCGGCGTGCAGAAAGTACTGGGTGCCCAGGGCTGGGCCAGCGTCGCGCTGAACTGGCGCGGCTGCTCGGGGGAACCGAATCTGTTGCCACGCAGCTACCATTCCGGTGCCAGTGAAGACCTCGCCGAAGCCATCAGACACCTGCGGGCCAAACGACCGCTCGCGCCGCTGTACGCGGTCGGTTATTCCCTCGGCGGCAACGTTTTGCTCAAACACTTGGGCGAGACCGGCAGCGACAGCGGCGTGGTCGGCGCCGTGGCAGTGTCGGTGCCGTTTCGGCTCGATCAGTGCGCCGACCGTATCGGCCAGGGTTTCTCGAAGGTGTATCAGGCGCACTTCATGCGCGAGATGGTCGCCTACATCAAGAACAAGCAGCGGCAGTTCCAGCATGACGGGCGCGAGGATGGCCTGGCGAAGCTGGCCGCCCTGGGCTCGCTGGAAAACATGCGCACCTTCTGGGATTTCGATGGCCGGGTCACCGCGCCGCTGCATGGTTTCACCGATGCACAGGATTACTATCGCCGTGCCTCGAGCCGCTATTTCCTTGGGGAGATTCGCACGCCGACGCTGATCATTCAGGCCGCCGACGACCCGTTCGTCTTCCCTCACAGCCTGCCGTCAGCCGAGGAATTGTCCGCCTGCACCCAGTTCGAGCTGCAAGCCAGGGGCGGGCATGTCGGCTTCGTCGATGGCACGTTCCGGCAACCGGGTTACTACCTGGAACGGCGCATCCCGCAGTGGCTGGCCGCCGTGGGTCGCGGGTAAATCGATGGATACCGATCAGGGCGAGTCGATCCATTTCTGGCAAACGGCACCGTTGGCCGGGGTCGAGTTGTTGTCTGCGCGCTACATCGAACACCGCTTCGCCCCGCATGTGCATGACGGTTACGTGATCGGCATGATCATGGCCGGCGCTCAGCGTTATCGCTATCGCGGCGCCGAACACCTGGCGGGCAGCGGCACGCTGGTGTTGATCAATCCGGATGAATTGCACACTGGGCACAAGGGCACGGAAGACGGTTGGCTGTACCGGGCGTTTTATCCCGACAGCGGGCAGATTCTCTCGCTGCTGACCGAGCTGGAACTACCAACCCACACCTTGCCGGCGTTTGGCGCCACGCTGTATCGCGATCCGGATCTGGTCAAGGGCTTCTGCCAACTGCACCGGCTGCTCGAAACACCGTCAACCGCCCTGCAACAGCAGACCGCCTGGCGGGAGTTGATGCTGTCGTTGCTGCAACGTCACGCCGCTGTCCCGGACGCCGGCAAACCCGGCAAGGAACACCGCGCGGTGACCCTGGCCAAGGAACTCCTGCAGACGCAATTGGCGGCGCCGCCTTCGCTGGAAGAACTCGCGGCAGCGGTGAACCTGTCGCCGTTCCATTTCGCCCGGGTGTTCCGCCGCGCCACTGGCATGCCACCGCACACCTGGCTGATACAGCAGCGCATCGCCCGGGCACGTGGGTTATTGCAGAGTGGCTGTCTGCCGCTGGAAGTGGCCACGCAATTGGGATTTGCCGACCAGAGTCATCTGAATCGGCAGTTCAAGCAGGTTTACGGGGTGGGGCCGGGGGCGTATCGCAGAGCCCGACTTTAGAAACAAAAAGATCGCAGCCTTCGGCAGCGCCTACAGTGGGAATGCGCAGGCGCTGCCGGAGGCTGCGATCTTCTGATCTTTACTCGCCGGTGGCGACGCCCCGCGCAGGTTCGTTGATCCACTCGCTCCACGACCCGGCATACAACGATCCCAACGGATATCCCGCGAGGCACAACGCAAACAGGTTATGACACGCCGTCACGCCAGAGCCGCAGTACGCCACCAGATCATTCGGTGAACGATTGCCCAGTTTCTCGGCAAACCGCTGCTTGAGCTGATCGGCCGGCAGGAAATGCCCGTCGCTGCCCAGGTTGTCGGTGAACGCCGCGCATTGCGCGCTGGGAATGTGCCCGGCAATCGGGTCGATCGGTTCCACTTCGCCCTTGAAACGCGGCAAGGCCCGGGCATCGAGCAGGGTCATCGCGGGTTGGCCGAGACGTTGCTGAAGCTGTTCGGCGCTCAGGATCAGCCCGTTGTCCGGCGTCCCGTTAAAGGTGCCACGTTCAACACCAGAGGCATCGAGACTCAGGGGCAAACCCGCCGCGTGCCAGGCCTTGAGCCCGCCATCGAGAATGAACACGCCGTCGCGCTTGCCCAGCCAGGCCAGCAACCACCAGGCCCGCGCCGCATAGGCGCCGGGACCATCGTCATACAAAACCACTTCGCTGTCGGCGTTGATGCCCCAGGCCTGCAAACGCTCGATCAACTCTCCAGGCTCGGGCAACGGATGGCGCCCGGTCACTCCTTTGACCACTGCCCCGCTCAAGTCGCGCTCAAGATCGGCAAAACTCGACCCGGCGATATGCCCTTCGGCATAGCTGCGCTGGCCGTAATCCGGGTCTTCGAGGGCAAAACGACAATCCAGAATCACCAGCCCTGGCTGCTCCTTTTTCAGGTCCAGTGCTTGCGGGCTGATCAATTGCGCAATGGGCATAACGGGCTCCAGTGATTAGGCGATGTCTGATCCTACTGTACTTCTTCCAGGGCTTGCGCCAACGGCACGTAAAACTCCTCGAACAAGGCGTTGACCGCATCGCGGGACTGATCCGTGACAAACCCGGCTTCCAGCACCAGCACCTGGTACACCCCACGCTTGATTGCCTGTTCGCTCAGGTGATTGGAGTTCTCCCGCGTGGTGCACAGGAAACGCACCCAGGACGTCAGGATGATCCAGGCGTTGAGGGTCAGGGATTCGATCTGTACCCGATCCATCTTCAAGATGCCGGCCTCGACGAACCCTTTGTAGATCGCCGTGCCCTGGATCACGCAGCGCTGGGAAAAACGCCGATAACGGGCGGCCAGTTCCGGATCGCTGTCGAGCAAATGCTCGAGGTCACGGTGCAAAAACCGGTAGCGCCACATGGCTGCCAGCAACTCCTGGAGGTAGTAACGCTTGTCCTCCACCGTCGCGGCGCGCCCTTGGGGCGGGCGCAGGAAGCTGTCCACCAGGCTTTCATACTCACTGAACAATACGGCGATGATCGCCTGCTTGTTGGGGAAGTGGTAGTACAGGTTGCCCGGGGAAATTTCCATGTGGGCAGCAATGTGGTTGGTGCTGACGCTGCGCTCGCCCTGCTGATTGAACAGCTCCAGGCTGTTCTGCACGATGCGCTCGCTGGTTTTGATCCGTGGGGCCATGGCTTGAGCTTTAATTCAGAGGGCGTTGCCGGGCATCTTACGACCTATCCGCCCGTGGATAAAACATCGCTGCGCCAGGATGTCATTTGACTTTCTAGAGCATAGACTCTAAAAAGCTCGTCACAACAATAAATCCGGAGATGACCATGTCTGCTGAAATTGCCTACCTCCAGAATCTGCAGCAGCCACTGGAAGAACTCCAAACCCTGTTCGAGGCCCAGCGTGCAGCCTATGCCGCCAACCCGATGCCCCCCGCGGCGCAGCGCCAGCAATGGCTCAAAGCGTTGCGGGATGTGTTGAGCACTGAACGCCAGGCGCTGATCGATGCCATCAGCCAGGATTTCAGCCACCGCAGCGCCGATGAAACCCTGCTCGCCGAACTGATGCCGAGCCTGCACGGCATTCACTACGCCAGTCAGCACCTCAAGGGCTGGATGAAGCCGTCACGGCGCAAAGTCGGTGTTGCCTTTCAGCCCGCCTCGGCCAAAGTCGTTTATCAGCCGCTGGGCGTGGTCGGAGTGATCGTGCCCTGGAACTACCCGCTGTATCTGGCCATCGGCCCTTTGGTGGGTGCGTTGTCGGCGGGCAATCGGGTGATGCTCAAACTCAGCGAGTCGACCCCCGCCACCGGCCTGCTGCTCAAGGCTTTGCTGGGCCGGATCTTTCCCGAAGACCTGGTGTGCGTGGTGCTCGGCGAGGCCGATATCGGCGTGGCGTTCTCCCGCCTGCGTTTCGACCACCTGCTGTTCACCGGCGCCACCAGCATCGGCAAACATGTGATGCGCGCGGCCGCCGAGAACCTGACGCCAGTGACGCTGGAACTGGGCGGAAAATCCCCGGCCATCGTTTCCCGGGATGTGCCACTGAAAGATGCCGCCGAACGCATCGCCTTCGGCAAGACGCTCAACGCCGGGCAAACCTGCGTGGCCCCGGACTACGTGCTGGTACCGGAAGACCGCGTGGGCTCTTTCATCGAAGCCTATCGCCAGGCAGTTCGCGGATTTTACCCGACCCTGGCTGACAACCCGGACTACACCGCGATCATCAATGACCGACAACTGGCCCGGCTCAATGGCTACATCAGCGATGCCACCAGCAAAGGCGCGCTGCTGATTCCGTTGTTCGACCAGGGTCAGGGGCGCCGCATGAGCCATAGCCTGCTGCTCAACGTCACTGACGAGATGATGGTGATGCAGGACGAAATCTTCGGTCCTCTGCTGCCGATCGTTCCGTACAAGGACCTGGATGAAGCATTTGCCTACATCAGCCAGCGACCTCGTCCGTTGGCGCTGTATTACTTCGGCTACGACAAGCGCGAACAAAACCGCGTCCTGCACGAGACCCATTCCGGTGGCGTGTGCCTGAACGACACGTTGCTGCATGTTGCCCAGGACGACATGCCGTTCGGCGGCATCGGCGCCTCGGGCATGGGCCATTACCACGGCCATGAAGGCTTCCTGACATTCAGCAAGGCCAAAGGTGTGCTGATCAAACAGCGCTTCAACGCGGCGAAGCTGATCTACCCACCGTACGGCAAAACCATCCAGAAACTGATCCAGAAGCTGTTTATCCGCTAACGATCAAATTCTTCGGGTAATAACAATAATGAGCCCAAGCCTGTCCGATACACCCGCGCTGTCACGGCGCGGCCTGCTCAAGTTCAGCCTCGGCGCGAGCGCTTTCCTGGCCACGGCCGGGTTGGGCGCGAGCCTCAGCGGATGTTCGTCGAGCATTCCGGCTGACGGTTTCGCGATGCTGCGCAGCGGCGATCTGCTGTTTTTGCGGGCGTTGACTCCGGTGATGCTCGAGGGGGCCGTGGTCGCCGGGAGTTTGCCGAGGGCGGTAGACCAGACCTTGCACAGCCTGGATAACAGCCTGAATCACCTGTCGCCGGAAATGCTCAAGCTGACCCGGCAGTTGTTCGATGTGCTGGGGATGGCCGTGACTCGTGGGCCACTGACCGGCATCTGGGGCAGTTGGGAAAACGCCAGCGCCGACGAGATCAGGCACTTTCTTGATCGCTGGGAAAACAGCTCGTTGAGCCTGTTGCGCATGGGGTACAGCTCGTTGCTGCAACTGGTGATGATGGCGTGGTACAGCCGGGCGGAATCGTGGGCGCATTGCGGGTATCCCGGCCCCCCCAAGGTTTGAGACCGAGGCTTGCCCGCGAAGGCGTCAGCCGCATCACCACAGCCTCCAAAAACAATAAGAGAACCCGAACATGCCCGTACCCGATCCGTTCCGCGAAGGCATGGCCCGCGGCTGGAAAACCCACGACGGCTCGCAACTGACCGAAGACCTGGCCCTCGAAGCGGACGTCGCGATCATCGGCAGCGGCGCCGGTGGCGGGACGACGGCTGAAATCCTCAGCGCCGCCGGCTACAAGGTGTTGCTGATCGAAGAAGGCCCGCTCAAGACCAGCAGCGATTTCAAGTTGCTCGAGGACCAGGCCTATACCAGCCTCTATCAGGAAGGCATCGGCCGCATGAGCAAGGACGGCGCGATCACCATCCTTCAAGGCCGGGCGGTGGGCGGCACCACGCTGATCAACTGGACGTCGAGCTTTCGCACCCCGGACCCGACGCTCGAACATTGGGCCAGGGAGCACGACGTCAAAGGCCACAGCCCCACGGAGATGGCGCCATGGTTCGAGAAAATGGAACAGCGTCTCGGCGTCGCGCCGTGGATGGTTCCGCCCAACGCCAACAATGACGTGATCCGTAAGGGCTGCGAGAAGCTCGGTTACACCTGGCACGTCATCCCGCGCAACGTGCGTGGTTGCTGGAACCTCGGTTATTGCGGCATGGGCTGCCCGACCAACGCCAAACAATCGATGATGGTGACGACGATTCCAGCGACCCTGGAAAAGGGGGGTGAGCTTATTTATCTGGCTCGCGCGGAAAAACTGGTGATCAAGGACGGCAAGGTCACGAGCCTGCAGTGCGTGGCGATGGACGACCGTTGCGTCACCCCCACGGGCAAGACGATCACGGTGAAGGCGCGGCATTACGTACTGGCCGGCGGCGGGATCAACAGCCCTGCGCTGCTGTTGCGCTCGGATGCGCCAGACCCGCACAAGCGGCTGGGAAAACGGACTTTTCTGCATCTGGTCAACATGTCCGCCGGGCTGTTCGACGAGGTGATCAATCCGTTCTACGGCGCGCCGCAGTCGATCTACTCCGACCACTTCCAATGGCAGGACGGCACGACCGGCAAGATGGCTTACAAACTCGAAGTGCCACCCCTGCACCCGGCGCTGGCGGCCACCCTGCTCGGCGGTTTCGGCAAGGAAAACGCCCGGCACATGGAAAACCTGCCCCATACCCACGCCATGCTGGCGCTGCTGCGCGATGGTTTTCACCCGGACAGCCCCGGCGGCAGTGTCGAGCTGCGCGGTGACAACACGCCGGCGCTCGACTACCAGGTTTCAGCCTACGCCTGGGACGGTTTGCGCCGCGCGTTCCACAGCATGGCCGAGATCCAGTTCGCCGGTGGCGCCAACGCCGTCATGCCGATGCACGCCGACGCGCGCTACGTGAAAACCCTGGCCGAAGCACGCACGCTGATCGACGGTTTGAGCCTTGAGCTGTATCGCACTCGCCTGGGCAGTGCCCATGTGATGGGCGGTTGTGCCATGGGTGAAGACCCGAAAAATGCCGTGACCGACAGCCTTGGCCGGCACCATCAACTGAGCAACCTGTCGATCCACGACGGCTCGCTGTTCCCCACCAGCATTGGCGCGAACCCGCAATTGTCGGTCTACGGGCTGACGGCGCAACTGGCGACTTCGCTCGCCGAACGTTTGAAAAACCCGTGAAAAGAGCGAATATTCCCATCGTCTATAGTGCTTTCTTACCCAACAGGCGACTTGGCCGACCGGGAAGGCTGCGATACCATCCGACTCCCCAACGGACTCCCGCCAGGACGACGCGATGAACCGAGTGTTGTACCCAGGTACCTTCGACCCTATTACCAAGGGCCATGGCGACTTGGTCGAACGCGCCGCGCGCCTGTTCGATCATGTGATCATCGCCGTCGC
This DNA window, taken from Pseudomonas fluorescens NCIMB 11764, encodes the following:
- a CDS encoding hydrolase; this encodes MSFPPERFTPAFGLGNPHLQTLWGPLWRKTTHIERERERLWLEDGDFLDLDWHGPHRADTPLVLVLHGLTGSSNSPYVAGVQKVLGAQGWASVALNWRGCSGEPNLLPRSYHSGASEDLAEAIRHLRAKRPLAPLYAVGYSLGGNVLLKHLGETGSDSGVVGAVAVSVPFRLDQCADRIGQGFSKVYQAHFMREMVAYIKNKQRQFQHDGREDGLAKLAALGSLENMRTFWDFDGRVTAPLHGFTDAQDYYRRASSRYFLGEIRTPTLIIQAADDPFVFPHSLPSAEELSACTQFELQARGGHVGFVDGTFRQPGYYLERRIPQWLAAVGRG
- a CDS encoding AraC family transcriptional regulator, which encodes MDTDQGESIHFWQTAPLAGVELLSARYIEHRFAPHVHDGYVIGMIMAGAQRYRYRGAEHLAGSGTLVLINPDELHTGHKGTEDGWLYRAFYPDSGQILSLLTELELPTHTLPAFGATLYRDPDLVKGFCQLHRLLETPSTALQQQTAWRELMLSLLQRHAAVPDAGKPGKEHRAVTLAKELLQTQLAAPPSLEELAAAVNLSPFHFARVFRRATGMPPHTWLIQQRIARARGLLQSGCLPLEVATQLGFADQSHLNRQFKQVYGVGPGAYRRARL
- a CDS encoding sulfurtransferase, with product MPIAQLISPQALDLKKEQPGLVILDCRFALEDPDYGQRSYAEGHIAGSSFADLERDLSGAVVKGVTGRHPLPEPGELIERLQAWGINADSEVVLYDDGPGAYAARAWWLLAWLGKRDGVFILDGGLKAWHAAGLPLSLDASGVERGTFNGTPDNGLILSAEQLQQRLGQPAMTLLDARALPRFKGEVEPIDPIAGHIPSAQCAAFTDNLGSDGHFLPADQLKQRFAEKLGNRSPNDLVAYCGSGVTACHNLFALCLAGYPLGSLYAGSWSEWINEPARGVATGE
- a CDS encoding TetR/AcrR family transcriptional regulator — translated: MAPRIKTSERIVQNSLELFNQQGERSVSTNHIAAHMEISPGNLYYHFPNKQAIIAVLFSEYESLVDSFLRPPQGRAATVEDKRYYLQELLAAMWRYRFLHRDLEHLLDSDPELAARYRRFSQRCVIQGTAIYKGFVEAGILKMDRVQIESLTLNAWIILTSWVRFLCTTRENSNHLSEQAIKRGVYQVLVLEAGFVTDQSRDAVNALFEEFYVPLAQALEEVQ
- a CDS encoding coniferyl aldehyde dehydrogenase, whose amino-acid sequence is MNPEMTMSAEIAYLQNLQQPLEELQTLFEAQRAAYAANPMPPAAQRQQWLKALRDVLSTERQALIDAISQDFSHRSADETLLAELMPSLHGIHYASQHLKGWMKPSRRKVGVAFQPASAKVVYQPLGVVGVIVPWNYPLYLAIGPLVGALSAGNRVMLKLSESTPATGLLLKALLGRIFPEDLVCVVLGEADIGVAFSRLRFDHLLFTGATSIGKHVMRAAAENLTPVTLELGGKSPAIVSRDVPLKDAAERIAFGKTLNAGQTCVAPDYVLVPEDRVGSFIEAYRQAVRGFYPTLADNPDYTAIINDRQLARLNGYISDATSKGALLIPLFDQGQGRRMSHSLLLNVTDEMMVMQDEIFGPLLPIVPYKDLDEAFAYISQRPRPLALYYFGYDKREQNRVLHETHSGGVCLNDTLLHVAQDDMPFGGIGASGMGHYHGHEGFLTFSKAKGVLIKQRFNAAKLIYPPYGKTIQKLIQKLFIR
- a CDS encoding GMC family oxidoreductase, which codes for MPVPDPFREGMARGWKTHDGSQLTEDLALEADVAIIGSGAGGGTTAEILSAAGYKVLLIEEGPLKTSSDFKLLEDQAYTSLYQEGIGRMSKDGAITILQGRAVGGTTLINWTSSFRTPDPTLEHWAREHDVKGHSPTEMAPWFEKMEQRLGVAPWMVPPNANNDVIRKGCEKLGYTWHVIPRNVRGCWNLGYCGMGCPTNAKQSMMVTTIPATLEKGGELIYLARAEKLVIKDGKVTSLQCVAMDDRCVTPTGKTITVKARHYVLAGGGINSPALLLRSDAPDPHKRLGKRTFLHLVNMSAGLFDEVINPFYGAPQSIYSDHFQWQDGTTGKMAYKLEVPPLHPALAATLLGGFGKENARHMENLPHTHAMLALLRDGFHPDSPGGSVELRGDNTPALDYQVSAYAWDGLRRAFHSMAEIQFAGGANAVMPMHADARYVKTLAEARTLIDGLSLELYRTRLGSAHVMGGCAMGEDPKNAVTDSLGRHHQLSNLSIHDGSLFPTSIGANPQLSVYGLTAQLATSLAERLKNP